Below is a genomic region from Aminiphilus circumscriptus DSM 16581.
TTTCAATTCTGTGAAAAGAGGGGCTGTCGTTTGAGGCGGATTTTTCGGTCTCACCGTGTCTCGGGGCTCCGAAAGGTATTGCGAAAGGTGAACAGGAGATCTGCTCCCGGCTCGTTCAGTTCCTGCCCGTCCCTTCCCCCGCTGTTCCGTCTCCGTCCGTCCCGGCGCTCCGGATCCCTTTCCGGTTCCTGTATTTCCTCACCGACAGGATCTCCGTGTTCCCCAGTCCCCGGACGAGGCCCAGGGAACGGTAGATCTTCCGGGCGCTCTCGCTCATGGCCTTCGGGAACCGGTAGAGTTTCCCCGTCTCTTCGTCCTTCATGAGGGTGGACTGGACATCCAGCAGGGCGGTCCGGATGGCCCGGGCGCTCATCACCGCGTTCTGCCGGACCGCCACTCGGTGCTGGAGATGCCGGAGGAGGGCGAAGGCGAGGTAGGTGAGGGTTATGTGGGCCTCGATCCTGCGGGGTACCCAGTGATAGACAGGGCGGATGGAGAGGTCGTGCTTGTTCACCCGGAAGGATTCTTCGATGCGCCACAGGCTCCCGTAATGGGCGAGGATTTCCTGCGCTTCCGCGGCACTTTCCACGGGCAGGTTGGTGATGACTCCGTGAAGGCCGTCCCACCGGCTGTCCCGGAGGATCTTCTCTTCGTCCAGGATGTAGCGGTCCTGTCCGTTTGAATTTTCAAGGGAGAGGTATTTGTTCGTTCCCCGGTTGGTGACAAGGCTTTTTCCCGGAAGAGCCTTCTTCCCCTGCAGTTTTTTCCGCAGGCGGGCCAGAAGCCGTTCCCGGTCGGAGGCGTCCTTCCGGGCTCGTTGTTCACTCCAGGTGACGAGCAAATTTCTCCCGTTTTCGAGGGGGACGGAGTACCAACGGGAAGGGCTGCACGTTTCTCTCTCACCCTCCGGGAAGACAGGCGAATCTCCGGGCAGGGGGGAGTAGTTCCCGGCGTCCAGGATTTTCTCCCTCATGGTCCGGCTGAGACCCCGGAGTTTCGCTCCCACGACGAAGGAGCATCCCGCCTTCTCCACTTCGTGCAGGTTCTCTTCCGTGAACATGGCCCGGTCCGCCACCACCACCGCCTGC
It encodes:
- a CDS encoding IS1634 family transposase — protein: MYIRVKSSKLSPRKSVQIVKSVRTGKRVSQVILQHVGIAHDEKQLSELRELGRKLILEMEEREQPSLPGFSLLENEEAWERPVGDGERVSLRGMKNLEQVTEGPGEVVESLFSSLGFEAIFGVSNRGKGNTEVLKKCLACALANPSSKRGMSRWLEDEGGTDMSLNRIYRMMDALAKKTDRVREIVARETASLFETKASLLLFDVTTLYFESVEADALRVSGYSKDNRIQETQVVLALAVTPEGFPLWYDLFPGNTFEGHTLVPVLRRCMETFSPRQAVVVADRAMFTEENLHEVEKAGCSFVVGAKLRGLSRTMREKILDAGNYSPLPGDSPVFPEGERETCSPSRWYSVPLENGRNLLVTWSEQRARKDASDRERLLARLRKKLQGKKALPGKSLVTNRGTNKYLSLENSNGQDRYILDEEKILRDSRWDGLHGVITNLPVESAAEAQEILAHYGSLWRIEESFRVNKHDLSIRPVYHWVPRRIEAHITLTYLAFALLRHLQHRVAVRQNAVMSARAIRTALLDVQSTLMKDEETGKLYRFPKAMSESARKIYRSLGLVRGLGNTEILSVRKYRNRKGIRSAGTDGDGTAGEGTGRN